The DNA window atttattctgtacccacccatgggttgcccagatggttagggcaaacTGGGGATTatgtggattaggcgcacggtctcaggttcaatccccatctgtgcatctacgatttaagtggagatcatggagGTGGGTTATTGAACTAGTCTttccgaggattagtcgaggtgtgcgtaagctggcccgaacaccttggttaacaaaaaaaaaaaaaaaaaaaactacacttGCGTTTCTAAGTTCTCTTATTTTTCATGCAATTTTTAGGATATTATATGTTGGATTGAAACCAATAACACAGTTCGAAAACTTGTGTTGGATAACTCTTGCATCCAAATCATCATTCAAAAATCACAATATAATTGAGAagccaaataataataatgatgatgatgccatggtattaataataaaagtgttatatatatatagtacgTCATATGATTAAAATAGTACCAATTGTAAGTGACCTACCAATGGTGATCCTTCATCTATCCAAGAGGTAGATAACCAAATCATCAATCCACAATCGTGAAAATTAGGAGACATGATGAGAAGCATTTCAAGTATTACCATGACAAGAGGCATTCTCCTCTTTAATTCTTACAATGAAGTAATTttgtcttttaaaaaaaaaaatgatttatgaACTAGTGTTTTAAAGTGTCCACTTTTAAAATGCAATGTCATAAATCATTGACTTTTAGGTCACATAATCTATTTCTAAAAGGgaatttgtttctctttttggatAATCTTCATGTTGTACAAATAGTTAATTCTCTTTGGAAGGTTCTTTATGTTTTGCtattatatgattatatatatatatatatatatatatcttttaacATATTTTTGTACACTATATATAAATCGAAAATTCGAAAAGGATTTGTTCactattttttgggtaaatggtTCGCTTACTTTTGTTggtataaatataataaaattataataacaataaaaaaggcACTTGATTTGGCTAAACAAGTGCAAATGATGATTCTTTACTAAAGAGATGAGTTTATGGTTTGGTGGCAGAGAGCTAAGTAGTAGATCTCTAGCATAAGTCTAGGGAAGATAGTTGATTTGATCCTTCTTAACTCTCCCCCTCTCCAATTTTCGTGGAATATAGTAATAGGTTAGTTAGTAATAAGTGTGGCCCATGCCAGTGATCCCTAGTGGTGTGAGAATCGTCTATAGTCGTTGCCTGCCAAGCGACATAATTCAATCTCTTTATGTAAATGGCACTACGAACTCCTTCAGAGCTAATTGATGATGTTGGTTGCTTCCAAGCAAGAAAATGGATGCGCGAAAAGGCTATAGGTCATCCGATAATGTGACATGACAACCGGGGAGATAGAAAGCGAGAAAAGTCCATAACTAGTCGCTGCTCACATTGCTTATTTGATTTGGGAAAGGATGCAGTGAACATCAGGTTGTTGGGAGCTCTTTAGTATACATGCTCATATGCTCTCAGCTGTCTGATGCTTATTGCATCTTACCGTTTActacagaggatgtggactccccCTAATGAACTATCATCTAGCCCCGATATGGTTCTTTCACTgtcgaaaaaaaaaagtttcattaatttactaaaataaaaattagaatgATAATGACATTCATTACCAAACTTGCTAAACTTACTTAAAATCACCAAAGTTGTcacttctctctccatctctttcaCAACAAAGGTAAGAAGAATTAGATACCCTCTATGAAATCATAGCTATGgaccctttccttttctttcctttcaattTTGTCTTGCAGTGGTTTGTCAAAAAGTGATCTCTCTACGATATCTCTCAATTGATACTTGACGACACTAAAagtggaaagaagagaaaagaaaaagaaaataaaggaatgtGATAATGACATGAGTAATACACAAACTGGATGCGAGGCATTGATGGGGCTAAACTAGGAGAACAACAACTTAAAAACTGAATTTATATATCtttaataatttcttaattGTGAACAATTGAGTTTCCTCAGGTGGCTTAGGCACGCCTTGTCGAATCATGTTGTCGAATTTGATTGCTTGGTCAGGTATTTTGGTACTAATCTACTAGGAGTGTCAATTCTATGCTCGCACCGATCGACCGAACAAACTTATTACTCGATCTAGACAGACCTGATTATAAATGCATCGGACCTAAGCTTGACCCGTTTATAAATATATAGTACACAGTGCAAGTGGTAAGTCCGAAGGGTCTCTCGATCGGCCCGACCCGTTTACAAGTCCAACTCAAACCGACACGTTTAGCCCGAATCATATCATCTCTTTCGCTGGAAGTTAAAAGCTTAAGATGAAAACTGAAACTTATTTTTTCAtcatataatctattttataaatagtaatcaAACGAATATTATTTGTGATCCTTAATTTATTATcacaaataattttaaaaaaatagttaacaaatacaaataaaaatcatattaaaGAGAGCCTAAataattcgattttgattttacttgatttcaaatcaaattgaatcatTTACTTCATAACTGAACTGCGTAACACTCTTAACCCACCCCATACTCaccctctcccccctcccccctcccccctcccccggCTGCCTGGCACCGACCTAATGGCATTATGGACCCTCGATCGGTTgagttaaaacaaaaaaaaaatatatatatatatatatatatatacacacttaATAGTGAAAATGGGTCAAATCGAATTTGCTCCAAGTCACAGTCatccaatttttaaaaagaTTTAAAGGATACTTGATCTTATCATAAGCCAAAGTGAAAAAGCTTCGATGTTGGATCAAGGAACACCCTTGTCAGAGAAGAGAGGCATAGGCTTtgaactgaaataaaaaataggctGGGCCAGCAAAAGTCTCTGGCCTTCCTCATTTACCCACCTAATCCCTCTGGTCTACCAAACAATTGGATCGATAGACCACATACAACCATCCATCAAACAcggccttttattttattatattttattaaatatatttttatgtaaATGTCCATCAGAGTATTGGACACTGACTACaggaagggaaaaggaaagaTATCTCCTTTGAGTGTCCACCTCTAGGTATAGTCGGGTATGAAAAGATTGCATTagtgttattattatttcatgCACTGATGATGATTTTGCACGATCTTTTATTGATCTACACATTGATATAATGATCGTATAAGAGGCAACATTTTCTTGCCCTAACTAGAATTACTTTTAGGATGATAAAATGTTAACTGATAATACGTGCATATATCAGCGCCACAACTAATGAAAGATTATGTGTGAACATCTTTAGTGGTATACATCAGCACCACAATTAATGAAAGAGTGTGTGTGAATATCTTTAGCATGAGGTAATGCAATCTTTGAGCCACAAACACAAGAATGAAAAATGACCACCCTAACTCTCATGGTCGGAACCCATGTATCTAGGGGTAGGGAGAGCCTCCCTTAATCACTTTGGTCCATCTTCTTGTAACATTCAAAGTTCTCGGTAAACGAGATGATAATGGGATGAAATGGGGAGAGGCGATAAATCGGTGCTCTGTTTTTCAGAAATGAAAacgagaagaaaaaagaaccaaAAGTGAAGGGTGCAGAAGAGATGGAGCAAGTTATAAGTAACGTGGGTAtggtatgactctctctccccaccccctccccaacCGGTACGCTCTTTCATCAAAAGCGGCAGCACGTTTTTACCTGCTTTGGAATGCGGGCCCCACTGGATCCCTCCCTTGCCATTCCCAAATCTAGCGTTCTTTCTCTCCTTGTTTATATACAGTATCTTCTGTCTATGAATTCTTAAATCCTTGATTTAGCAAGAAAGGTCATTGTCCTTTCTCAGTTTCTCCCTAGTTTATTCATCTTTAGTGCTTAAAAATCTATATAAAGAATTACGCTTATACCCAACGGCATCTTTCTAGAAATTGGTATTTCACAAGGACCAAAATGCCCATGTTTATATACAGATCGCTTGAACCTGGATCTATCTTGTCCGTAGTTTTAAATCTTGAATGTCCATGGATCCCTCTGGGGTCTAACAATGCACATCCACATGATCAAGATTTAAACCCTTGATCTTGTCTGTGCCAGTCTCTTGATAGACACCCTattcaaggaattttttttgtgtCAAAGATGAACATTATTTGACTAAATTAGTTGAATAATTGCATTGAATTTGTCAAAAAGGGTTAACCTTCCaataatttattgatttatcaaaccaattcaatttattgaaaaagACATCTAATTCATGGTTTATTAAAATTACAGTGCAGTTAAGTGTTTTGATAATTAATCCTCCAATCTATGGAGAAAAACAAGGGGATGAGCTTCTAGCACTGTGACGGGGGGCTAAACAATTAGGCTCTAGCATAAGTCTAGAGAAGATCGCTGGTTCGACCCTTCAAGCTACACTTTCTTGAAATATACATGTAATTGTAGATTTGTAGTCAATAATAAATATCGCTCAGTGAACTTTGCTGACCTTTCGTGGGTCCTTTGTTTAGCCCAATGTGAGTCTTACAcctaagaaagggaaaaaattgtATCATGAGCCATGGGatcaatcaaaattgaatcaaaccaaaactgatATGAGCTTAATGAATCATATTTTCGGTTGAGATTTTGTGAGATCGAAACCAATATGGtctgataaaaaaatttataccaacacaaaattcataaaatagatataaatttttttcataactttatatatatttttacatGGTAGATAGACAAGAgaaatcaataagaaaaccaaaatcaaaactgatGCATCCTTATTGGGTATGTTTCAATTTCACCCATTCTTACATCAAAATCGATAAAATCAAActaaaaccgatccaaaccgacgGATTGACACCCAACATCAAAATATTAACTTTGCCAGTTTTGTAGGAGAGTAGAAGCATAGGAGAGCTTATGATGGTGGCAATATTGTAATATTGACATGTTAAGGACCTGAATGTGAGTGGCAGCTGTGTGAAACGAGTGTGTAGGACTCCAGAAAAGACTTCAATAAAAGTTGCGAAATGAGAAACACTAAATCAGAAACTAATCATATATTACTAAATGATCCCCACAGGTAACGGAGTAACAGACTATGgggctctttctctctcctctctcctctctcctcaaTGGTTACCCATATTTCCATGAAGGTTGAGGAGAGTAAGTagcagagaaaaagaaaagaaaagaaaagaaaaaccagagaagaAACACATTCGGCGGACTGCACATTTCTCAAGCTACACAGAGATTTTTATATGCTAAATTCTCAATATAACGGCTAGTTTTAGTGTTTTAGATGGTTCTCAGCGAGGTTTGACTTGGGTTCTCTCTATCTTCACATCGTTGCCATCAGTCAGCAGGGAGAGCTCAATACATGGATTTCAACAATAATAAGTGAGTAGTACcaaatcaatttcttttattatggGATTATGGGTCTTTTTATTTTCCGGTTTTGGTAATGGGTTTATCTAGTTTTTCGATTTGGATTGGAGATGTGGAGTTAGGTGTGATGGAGTGATCGTTGCGGGAGAAGGGTTCGTTTGATTTCTGCAAAATTTTTGATGGGGGAACGGATATACTTTTCTAGGCTTCTGATTCTATTCATGGGCTGTTGGACTCTTTCCGTTCCGAGTccaacattttcattttcagttGCCATATATTACTTTGAAGTGAGCACTTGTACACTTATGAGTTTCTGGTGAAATGGTTTGGGTAGATTCTGTTCCTTCTGGGTATTGTATAATTTCTGATCCAAACTCTAGATGCGGTCTTCTGTCCTGCATTTGATGATTGATGTGGGTTCAGTATCTTTGTAGAAATTCTATGTTCTATTCGGTTGTAGAAAGATAGATCTACTAAAACTGCTTTTTCTCatcacacccaaaaaaaaaaaaaaaaattcatatggCTACTATCATGTCATTTCTAATATGTATATTTCTTCAGTTTCTGTGCtttatttgttttgctttttctCTGAATGACCGTCCTGCTGTTACAAAATGCAGTATTTCACCTAGCTTTGAACCTAAAATAATCCAATTACATTTGGTTTTTCTTTCACATTGGATGGAACTTCCAGTTGAATGATTGACTCTTTGTGCACTTGTGATGTTTTATACCTTTCCACATCTAAACATTTTGTGACTTCTGAtccaattttatgattttacttcTGCAAAATTGTTTTTAGTGAACCATGGGAATGGCCAGGTGATGAATACCATTTCCAAAAGGATTCCCATTTTGGTAAGTCCTTGCTGTAGTTCTTTCTCAATAGTATAGGACATATGGAAGAAACTATCTTTCTCAATAGTGTAGGACATATGGAAGAAACTATCTTATGTTGAGTGGTCCCTTTTGGTTGGAACAGAAATCTCTAATACTCTGTGGGATGAAGTAAACCAGAATGAAGAAAGTCTCTCCTACATGTTTGATGAAACAACTCCAATTAAAGCTTGCGGGGATTTAGCATACCATGTTACTGACAGTGGGAGTATGTTCTGTTTTCCTCTATTTCTTTGCTTTTGTATGTAAGTGGTATTGCATTCCATACCCTTTTTTAATTTGAAGGGGTGGGTTTCAGAAAATATGATCCAGGAACCGGAAGAGCATATGGAGTCTTCATCGCATTTAAAGAGGAGACGAATGTTACAATTCAACACAAGTACCATGGATCACTGTTATTACAATGACCAGATTTCATCTGCatttgtaaaatcaaaggttggCTAAGACCTTCCATTCTATTAAGGCTCATTTTGTGTGTGGATTTGAGATGTTCCGtcattgattttgttttgatttttcttaaccATAGCAGTCTTGATGTGTTATCCGGTTACACTCAATCATAGATGTTTTAATATGTTTTCCAAGCAGCAAAAATTTATGTGTTAGATTGATGTTTATCCCTGAATGTAGTGTAAGCGTGTTTGGGTGATGGGAATGTTCTGGTGTTTACTTGTCAAGTTGTGAAATTTATGCATTGCATTTTGTTTTCAGGACAGGGATGATCAAGTTGGAGCAGCTTTAGCTAACACATCAGATTGGGCTTCAGAACTAACAggttttcttctttccaaaaCTCATTTTGTCTCCAATCAGAATTGATCAAGACTATTCAATACATTCTATTCTAATTATGTTGTGTATGTTAGATGATAGGTTTGCCGTTGGTAACAGAAGTCTGGGTCAGTCTTCTGAGGGATGGCTTGTCAATTGCTTCAATGACACTGAGATGCATTTTAGCTCGGATGATGTGTATGCTTCTTTCAACTAAAGACATTCAATTAGTCATTATCCACCTTCAAAATAATTGTTTTTGATGCATGGGCTACAGGAATGTGTCTGGGGCTTCTGACGAGCAAATTGACATTTCAGGTGCATAATCTATATTCTGTTTGCAAATTTGATTGACGAACTCGTTCCCATGCAAGATGCCATTTGAAATTTTGGACTTGAACCCATCTAATACCCAACCTGAGCTTGTGTTAGCATGTGTTTCCTCTTTCTCACATCTGATAGTTGCAAAGGGGTTCCTCACTATGACAGCACCTTCATGGAAGCACTTTCATTCAGTGTACTTTTATTTGATCATGCACTTCCTATCATCAAATTTGTATCACAATTAATTTTTTCAACATTGGACTGCTTTTCTCCTTCCCATAGAGTTCTGCAATTTCCCACCTGAGGTGGAAGTTAATGTGGTGCAAGGATGTTCAACCTCAACTCCTAAATGTGTTTTCAAAGGTATTTGTCTCTTCCTTATTTTcaagttgtagcttgttctgtTTAAAATCCAAACTTACCACATAATGGAACTACTTGTGCTACGTATTTAGGtaggaagtctttcattcaaactcCCACAAAGATGTCTTCTGCTGTTGCATATCCCTTTGCGCTCATCAAGCCCTGTAGTGTCCATGGAAATGTTACTCTGAAGGACATAAACCAGCGGATTCGAACTCCACCCCCTTCAAAGTCAAAGCAAAGTGATGATGACGCCTCTGCTTCTTATCCCACTTCAGCTTTTTCTGGGAAACCTGTGGTTGTTAAAACCAAAATCCGCActgaaggaggaaaaggaagtaTTACAATCATGAGAACCAAAGGCTGAGTAGATAAGTTTTTCTTGCTTTGTCTTTTCTTGGTGACTCTGTGGCCCCCGTCTCTCCCCCCACCCTTTTTGTATCTCCATTTTGTTTCTTGAGGTTGTAGAGGTTTTCTGTATGATTTTCTGAATTCATCAAGTGCAGAAGTTGGTGGCaaatgttcttttttttgttctctgtGGAATTCATTAACACATCAAAGTGTTTAAGATTCCAAGATGCTGATGTGTTGTAGATCCCCATGCCCGTCTTTTGGCTTCAGTATAGTCTGTTAATTGCCaccatatatttatataatgtGAATAGTATGTTTACTTGGTACTACTTATCTCTTTTAGCTGTCTTGATTCTTGATGCATTTGTAGTTTGCTATCTCTGCCTGCTTGTGCTCTCTGTGCGCTCATTTCACCGAATATGCAGCCCCACTTTATCCTGTAATTACCAGTtccttaaaaatgaaaattgagcTGCAATTTGGCTGTGAAAGCTCTTGTGAATGGAAACAATGAGCCTTCTCAATTGTGGAAACAGATTCAGCAGAAACTTTAGTGCTGATGTATAGTTCTTGTAATCAACTGCTCTCGAGTAGTAGTGATTGTGTGGTTGAAAAGTCAGTACAATTAAGGCATTAATCTGTAATACTTGGAAATAGAAGTATTTAAGATGGTGAAACAGATATTCCTAATAGCAACAGATTTTTCTCATGCATGAAGCTTGGGGCTACTCTAGAACTGCTGAAAAaaaggcagagagagagagagagagggttataGCCTGCTGGAAGACTGTGGACTCCCTCCCTGTGCTGTCTCACCTGTCCTCTCCAGGGACTCAATAGGAGCTCTGTCTCATGAGTAGAGGAATGGTGGTGTTGCTGCTGATACACCCAGCTAGCAATGTTGTTATAAGTGTTCCCATTTTGTATATAAATCATTGGACTCACTCATTTTACAGTGCAGTTCCAAACAAAGGTCCTACTATTAGGATTAGACTAGGCTCTGGTTGAACCCACCCTATTCCTATCCTTAGGTTTCTCTGGTTGGAAGGGATGTAAAGAGAAGGGAAGCGAAATCAAATCTGGAAGGGATATAAAGAGAaggaagtgaaatcaaatcaaacttaaatggaaaatttttgtGATCATTATCTTACATGATTGTATGACACGAAACATTTCAAATCTggttattaaaatttaaaaaaggaaagtaacaATGCTTCTATTTGAATGATTACCATATTTTAGTAAGGGTATGAGCTGGTTATACAACTTGTTGGTCTAGTGGTTGATACAGCCTCTTGACATTCTCAGGGTAAGGTCTGCATAGTTCTCACCCCactcacccccacccccccaaaaaaaaaaaaaaatcttgcacaTGCAAGCCTTTTCTTTCACCCATCTTATGGCTGAAGCTTGAAGCAACCTTCTTCAATGTTATAATTCAGCTTAGCCCACATAAAATGACCTTTTTGGATCGGGCAACCCCTGATTCTTAATCTATTTTggaaagggtaatttacaacgccaccccctagaaAATGCCACTATTAGATAGACACCcttgcataataccaaattatgctCATACCCCTTATCGTCAATCTCCGTTAAGGAATATATCTTAATTGATGACATCAGTtgagttattttttttaaataccaaaaataccctCATAATAAGTAAGCTACCAAGTATGCACTTACCATTTTAGTTCAtacccaaatcaaagaaccaaccCTTGTTTTTCAACGATATTGGCCAGTTGATTCAAAGAAATAATCATCTGCTGCATTGCTAAGGTTTTCTACCTCTTTCCTTCTCAGTGTCTGTTATGACTCAAAATGCAAGTGGGACTAGTGTCAACGATTCAGCTGATGTGGCAAAGAATTCTCCAGAAGAAGTAACCGTGCGTAGGAGTAGAAGACTCAAGAAGAGACCAGAAGTCTTGGGAGATTATGTAACATATTTGTAATTGATTTTGTTATGAGAGTTAGACAAATAATTAGTGTTGCTGTGAAATAGTTAGTTTGTTACAAGTTTGTAGATATAAGCAAAAGAAAGTGAGAGGGGAAAAGGGATCGAATAATTCAGTTTTGTTCTCAGGAGGTAGCTCCCTTGAAgtagcttttcttttttctccgtTTTTAATTTCTGTAGAAATTCCAATAATTCTTAGTTCAGCGTTCTTAAAATTCTGTTCACACATCATTGGTGCTTTCATTGTCCTTCCGCCATAGCAGAGGGGACATGTTTCAAACAAATTGATGAAACCATTAAGCTTCTCAGCGATTCTTCAGCGGCTTAAGGAGATCGGTTGGATTCTTTTCAATCTATCTTGGCTGACCAGCAACGATCCCTGTCAGAATTGATTCTTCGTCTCACGGCAATGGACGGGAGGTTGGAATAGGCCCTTTGTCTATCCTCTTTGTCCCAACCAAAGGATTTCTCTGTCGGCCACTCCGCAGATCATCAGTCTTCTGGTTTACCTTCTCAACCTGCCTTTCCGATGCAGTCGCAGCCCATACGTTTAAATTTTCCTCGATTTGATGGAGTTGATCCATTGGGATGGATCTTCAAAGCTGAACATTTCTTTGATTACCACAACACCAGCGGCAACCAGCGACTTTTGATTTCCTCTTTTCACATGACGACAAGGCATTATAGTGGTTTCAGTGGATGCATTGTAATGGTCAATTCATTACATGGCCAGTATTCACCAAGGCATTGGAAATCCATTTTGGTCCTTCTAAATTCGAAGATCATCAAGGCTCTCTCGCCAAATTGGTTCAGGGGTCGTTGGTTTACCGAGTATCAGTCTCAATTTGAAACTTTGGCTAATTGAACAGTGGATCTTTCACCTTCCTTTCTTGTTAGTTGCTTCATTCCAGGGCTACATTCTGATATACAAAGTGAAGTGCAGGTGTTTCGTCCAACATCTATGTTTTAGGCAGTTGGGTTGGCGCTTTTACAACAAGGTAAAATTCTTGATTCCAGACGGTCATTCCTCATAACTGTGCCAAACAGAGGCGCTCTAGTGCCCACACCTGTGAATCCCTCTAATCTTGTGGCCAATCCTCCTTCATCACGAATTCCAACTAAATGCTTGTTGCCCACAGAAATGCAAGTTTGTCGTGACAAGGGTCTTTGTTACAATTGTGATGAGAAATTTGCACCCGATCATCGGTGCAAGTCTCAGCAGTTCTTCTTGTTAGAACTGAATGAAGATGCATCTCTAGTTGAAAATTTGGGTGGT is part of the Macadamia integrifolia cultivar HAES 741 chromosome 9, SCU_Mint_v3, whole genome shotgun sequence genome and encodes:
- the LOC122088378 gene encoding protein XRI1-like, translated to MDFNNNNEPWEWPGDEYHFQKDSHFEISNTLWDEVNQNEESLSYMFDETTPIKACGDLAYHVTDSGKNMIQEPEEHMESSSHLKRRRMLQFNTSTMDHCYYNDQISSAFVKSKDRDDQVGAALANTSDWASELTDDRFAVGNRSLGQSSEGWLVNCFNDTEMHFSSDDVNVSGASDEQIDISEFCNFPPEVEVNVVQGCSTSTPKCVFKGRKSFIQTPTKMSSAVAYPFALIKPCSVHGNVTLKDINQRIRTPPPSKSKQSDDDASASYPTSAFSGKPVVVKTKIRTEGGKGSITIMRTKG